In Paludibacter propionicigenes WB4, the genomic window CCTATCGGGCTGGAGTCAACTATAATAAAGTCATATCGGGTGCGTAACTCTTCGAACATTTTACCTAATTTTTCGGAACGAATTAATTCTCCGGGATTAGGCGGAATTGATCCTGCAGGTAGAATGTCAAAATCAACTTTCGGTAATTTTAAAATGATCTCATCCAATGCGCATTGACCGACCAGATAATTGGTGACTCCAAGTGGGTGCACAATATTGAATCGTTGATTTACACTCGGCTTCCGAATATCCATATCCACCAAAATAGTTTTCTTACTGGCCATTGCATAAACGGAGGCCAGATTGATTGAAAAATATGTTTTACCATCTCCAGATTCGGTAGATGTGGTCATTACTATTATGTTAGTTTTACGCTGTACTATAAATTCTATACGCGTTCGAATAATTCTGAACATCTCGGTGTATGCAGATCGTGGATTTTTGGAAACAACCAGAGGATCGGTACTTTTTGTATGTCTGACAGCCCCAATAAGTGGGAAAACAGAATTCTTTTCTACGTCTTTGGTGGAGTGTACAGTATTATTTAGTAATTCAATTAATATTACAATAAAAGTTGGAATCAAAAGCCCAAATAGAAGAAATACCATTGTGGTTTTCGACCTTTTGTCGGAATTAGTAACTCCCACTATACGCGCTTTATCCAGAATGTCATTGTCCGGTGTATTTGATGCTTTGAGGATTTCAGATTCAGCACGTTTTTGCAAAAAGAAAGTGTAATAGTTGTCATCCATTTTGTATTTACGCTGGATAGCAATTTGTTCAAGCTCTTTTTCCGGCAATTCTTCAATTTGTTTGTTTACAACAGACAGGCGTTTATTGAAATCCGATTTCTCTATTTCAAGTGAAGCGCGCATGCTTTTTATTACTTCCAGGATAGTCAATTTGGAAGTTTCAATCTGTTTTGTAAACTTGGCATAGTACGGGTTTGCTTCTGTTAAGTCAGAGCGTTGATTGTACAAATCGTTTACTTGTTCGACAAGTTTCATTAACATCGGTTCGCTCAACCCCAAACTAGAAGGTGCAACAATTGCTCCATCTTCTAAATTGGTTTTTAAATATTTAGTCAAATAAGTAAGATAGTCTTCTCTTAGTTTAAGTTCTGCTTGCTGTCCATCATATTTTGTTGCTTTGCCCAATAAATCACTAGTATGACTTGATACGTCAACAATCTTATTGCTTTGTCGGAAATTAGTCATCTGACTCTCCGAGGTTGTCAGCGATTTTGATACACCTTTTAATTGCTCATCTATAAACTGGATAGTTTTATTTGCAGCATCGTTCTTTCTACTCAGATTATCAGCAAGAAAAGTTTCACAGAGTTTATTTATAAAGTCAATATCCCTGTCAGGTGTGTCACTCACGAAATTAATTCGTAAAACAGATGACCCTTCAGTTACATAGCTGGTGCTGAAGCGGGAAATAAAATCATTTACGAGAGATTCTTTGGTTCTGAATTTGAAATACATTTCTGTATTTCCCATATATTTATTTACATTATGTACAGTCAGGAAAAATAAATTATGCTGCAACGGACGTCCATATCTTCCATTTATCTGAAATTTACTAAACAAATTTTTGTCATCAACAGAAATTGTATAGGATCCGTTAGAGTGTAGTTTGATTTTGAAAAGTACCCCGTAAGCTTCAGGGGCAATATAATCTGTTTGAATGATTATAGGAGTTGTTTTGTATAAATTTCGGGTTTTAAAACTTCCTTTGGATATATAATCTACTTTTAAGAAAGGCAAACTATCCACAACCTTGCTGAATAAGTCGTTAGACCCCAACATAATAATTTGATTTTTTGCGTTTTTGTATCCCGATTGAATCCCAAATCCTTGCATTAGGGCCTGAGAGCTATTGGCGTTGGACGAGCGGTTTTCATCTATCAATACCCTTCCTTCAGTTTGAAAAGTTGGCAACCAAGACCTGTTTTCAATGTAGGCTAATCCCAATGAAAGAATAATCCCAATGACAAACAAGTACCAGTTGTTCAGGAAATAGGAAACCCATTCCATGATGTCAAAACCGGATTCCTCCTCACTATTAAATGGTTTTTCTAAATTAAACTTGTCCATCTGGTTGGTTCATTAAGTGAAACAAATGATTGTAAATTACTTTTTGTAGTTTAAAACTCCAAACAATAAGGATAATGAGAAATTGATAACGCTAAGTAAAGTCGCATAATTATTGACTTTATAGAAGCTCGAAGAATCTCTTTGTACGTAAATAATATCATTCGGGTAAATATAATAGTACTTAGAATCAATTAAACTTTTAGGGCGTATATCAAAATCCAGCACTTCGGTTCCTTTTTCAGATTCTCGAATAATCCTGACATGCTTTCTATCGCTGGTTTCGCTGAAATCTCCGGACATAGAGAGAGCCTGAAAAATAGTTAGTTTTTCTTTGTAAATAGGAAATATACCTGAGCCTGCATCGCCAAATATTGTGAAAGTTTTGTTTGCCAGACTGAGTTTGACAACCGCATCGGCCATGAGTTTTTTAAATCGGTTTTCTATAACAGTTGTTGCTTCATCTAGCGTTAGCCCAGCCACAGGAATGTGAGAAATAAAAGGTAAATCTATTGTGCCATCGGTGTAAACTCTGTACGAAATTTGATTTTGAGAAGAGTTTCCTCCGTTTGATCCAATGACCTTTGAGATTGTTTGATCAGAAGTTATTAAGCGGTATGTTATCTCGTCATTGACTTGAATCTTATAATTTTTATAACCGGATTTATCATATACAGGTAAGGCGCGGTCATTTTCCTGCAACAAACGCAATTTTTGATAATTGTAGCACGACGAAAGCGTGAACAATACCAAAACCAAAACCAGTATATTTTTTTTATTTCTCATGTTGCATTGAATCAGAATTTGACCGATATAGTATTTACAACGATTAAATTCTATTTAAAGCTTTTATAAACAAAGTAACCCAATGAATATGTTGTGATTATAGTGGATAAAGCTGCCCAAAATGTAGATACTCCGAAAAATTGTTGCTTCATTGGTTGAAGAAAAATCACATCGTCAGGCTCCAGATAATAAAACTCAGAATTGATTATACTGGCACTCCGAAGGTCAAAGCTTTTAATTTGATTGCCGTTTTCTGTTACACGCAAAATTCGGACTTTACTTCGATCTGCATAATAACTTAAATCGCCGGCCATGGCAAGTGCTTGATAAACATTTACTTTCTCTTTTGGGAATGGGAAACGACCAGATTTTCCGGAACCGATAATGCTGAAAGTACGACCTACCATTCTGACATCAACAGAGCTTTCAGAATCAACAGAATTGGCTTTGTGAATAGATTTTATTGCTTGTTCCAAACTCTCTTTTGTTTCTCGGATGGTTTTTCCTTTTACGCTTAAATCGCCTATTAATGGGAACTTTATATTGCCATCAGGCTTCACTAGGTAGGTGTATAAATCCATATTTTCTGATGATCCGGTCATCATTTGCATGCCGGTATTTCCGGCTCCATTAAATAATGTATTCGTTTTTTCGTCGGTGGAATAAACCTGAATAAACAAACGATCACCTTCTTTTAGCCGGTAGTCCTTGTAAGAAATGGTGTCTTTATAAGTTTGTACGTTGTTTTTGGGAGATTGTAAATAATTCAATTGGTGCGTTGTAATACACGAAGTTAGCTGTAGAGCCAACATCATGAAGAGTAAAATCCGGGTAAGCGATTTTCGCATCATTTAATTTGAATTGATAATTTTCAAGCAAAGATATACAAAATGTGTAAAATAACTGCAAAAATCTAAGAAAATGAAGACTGGCAATAAATTTATTTAGCGGGTTAAAACAAGTTATAGTTATGTTTTTAAATGAAGTTGATGACAAAATAATTAAACTTTGTTTATTGCATGTACGTTTGTTCTATTGAAATATGAAATTGGTACTTTAAGAAAAATCGATTAATTTTGTCGGGAATAAGCTTTGGAAGGATTTTTCTCATATCCAGATTAAGCTTGTTTTTATATAAAACTCCGAATAACATACCTAGAAAAAGAAAGATGCGAAAATTATATCAAAGCTTAATTTTACTGATGCTTTTTGTTTTGCTCGTTTCGTGTAGTGAACGACGCAAACAAGAGAAGCAAGCTGATGAGCGTTTAAAGCGAATCGAAACACTTATAAAAGCGAATTCGTTGAATGCGGCCAAAATCGAAATTGATAGTATTCATCTCCTGTATCCTCGGCTAGTGGATAAGCGACGTATAGCAGCTGCATTTGCAGATACAATTGCCTATATAGAAAGTACCCGAAATCTGGCGTATTGTGACAGCATTTTACCAATCAAACAGCGTGAGTCGGATTCTATTCAAAAAAACTTTCGTTTCGAAAAAGATTTAAAATATCAGGACGTAGGTAATTATATCTACAAAACCCAACAGACCGAAAGTAATATCAGCAGGACTTATCTGAAATCTTATGTAGATGAAAATGCTGACATTTATCTTGTTAGTAATTATTATGGCGCAAAAATAGAACAAACATCGCTGGAAGCTTCGGTTAATGATTTGTTTGCGCATACCGATACTCTTGAAATAACCAATCCTGCATATCATGGTTACAGTGATGGAGGTCTGCATTGGGAAACACTGACTTTTAAAAATAATGCCGATAAAGGTGTTGCGGCTTTTATTGCTCAAAATGCTACTTCCAAAATAAAAATAACCTTGTATGGCAAAAGAACGTATGTTTACAATTTAGCTGAAACCGATAAAAATGCAATTGTAGAAACTTATCATTTGTGGAAAGTAAAAAAGGATGTTGTTAATCTACAAAAGGAAGTGAAGAAGGCCAAAGCCATAATTGCCAGGATAAATAGTGATAAGCAAAATAAGTAATCTGAATAATCGATATAAACTAAGTTGAAAAAAATAATATGAAAAAAATATTTCAAATACTGTTAGTTGGCTTGCTGTTTAGTACAGTGGCTTTAGCACAAAAATCCGCTAATGTTGAAATAGTAGAGCTTAATGCTAAAAGTTTTAAGGAAAAAGTCTGGAATTTTGATAAAGATAAATCATTTAAACGAATTGGGAATCTGCCAATTATTCTTGATTTCCATGCTACTTGGTGTGGACCATGTAAAATACTGTCTCCGCATTTACAGCTTATACAAAATAAGTATAAAGGAAAACTTATAGTGTATAAGATTGATGTTGATAAAGACCCAGAGTTGGCTCAGCGCTTTAAAGTGAATGCTATGCCTACAATGATTTTTATCGGAATGAAAGATAAATATAAGCCTGAAGTAGGATACAGTGGAGATTATAGTGAGCTTGAAAAAATGGTGAAAACGAACTTGTCGTTGAATTAAATTCTATTTTGTCAGTGTCTCCAGAAATAATTCCATAAGTCTTGATACTGCAAAATTATCTAACTCACTTATTGGAATTTGTTTTAGCTCTGATAATCCTGTGGGCAATTCGGCTAAACTGATTGTAATAAACTGCGCATATATAACCCGATGACTCAGAACATGTTTCATCGGGTTTGATATTTTTGAAATGGTTATATTGTTGACTTTTTCAAATAGAGAATTGCTAAATTGATTGTCGATCAGTTCTTTGTCAGTCAGTAAATGATTTGATTCAATCAGTGGAAACTCCCATAAGTTTTGCCACACATCTTTCTGCGTTCGCTTTTGGATAAATGTATTTCCTTGATATTCAATAAACAAATAGTTGAAGTATCTGCTCGTTACTTTTGTTTTTTGAGATTTTATTGGCAAGTTGTTTATATTGTTGTTTTGTAAAGATTTACAAAAAGTATTCAAAGGACACTTCACACAATCCGGTAGACCTGGTGTACATTGCAAAGCTCCAAATTCCATTATAGCCTGATTATGCAGCCCCGGCTGTTGAGTTGGTAGTAAGTTTTGCGCCAATTCGGCAAATTCTTTCTGACCGGAGCCTGTATCAATGGGTGTTTCTATTCCAAACAAACGAGATAAAACCCTATACACATTTCCATCTACAACGGCATATGGCTGATTGTAGGCGAATGAGCAAATAGCTGCGGCCGTATAAACTCCAATTCCGGCTAGTTTAAGGATGTCAGCGTGTAGTTTCGGAAACTCACCCTCAAAGTCCGAAACAATTTTCTTGGCTGCTTTGTGTAAATTTCTTGCTCGGGTGTAATATCCTAATCCTTGCCAATACTTAAGCACCTCATCTTCATCAGCTACGGCAAGTGTTTTTACCGTAGGAAATCGTTCTATAAATCGCAGATAGTAACTCATTCCCTGATTTACACGTGTTTGCTGTAATATAATTTCGGATATCCATATTTTATAGGGATCAGTAATCTCTCGCCATGGTAAATCACGTTTATTTTCTATGTACCATTTGGTTAGTATGTTGGATATTTGAGATAAAGCGTCTGTAGTATTATTCATTTTTGTAAATTATGTATAAAAATACCCTTTTATTGGTATTGCTGATAGAATTAATTATTCTGAACTTTGCCGGCAAAGGTAAGGGGTTGTATTCAACACTCAAAATGGAAATTATTAAAACCGTCCAAATTTTAATTCTATGATTTGTTAGTATTCTTAAATTGGGAGGATAACTGACTTTGAAAATGTATTGTTGACATTAATGAACTATACTGATGGGGCACTTATTTTGATTCGAATTATGAATTATTATGCACTTCTAACCCGATTCGAAATCATTTCATTTAATTAGTGACACTTTCGATTTATAACATTTTAGCTGTTGTTCTTCTTTAATGCCTGGACATTGAAGAATGCTATATTCGGAAATCAAATAGGGTGAAACAAGTATTTGATTTAAAGGATTGTAAATGTCGTGGAATAAGTCTCTGAGATCTCAAAACTGTTTCTGATACAATATTAATAGGCAGTGAATATAATATTGTATAGAGGGAATTTAGGTTTGCTCATGATAAAGAAATTACAGATTAAAAAAGGGCTGTCTAAATAAAAAAAATCGCTGTTTAGGAGAAAAAAAAGACTGCAATTGTTTTTTAATCAGAATAAAAGCAATATATTTGCAGTCCGTTTGAATAAAAAAAAGGAAATATCATTATTAACTAACTTATAAAAAATTACTGAAATGACTAAGGCAGACATCGTAAATGAAATTGCTAAAAATACAGGTATTGACAAGGTTACTGTATTGACAACTGTTGAAGCTTTTATGGAAACTGTAAAAGACTCACTATCTAAAAATGAAAACGTGTATTTAAGAGGTTTTGGTAGCTTTGTTATCAAACAACGTGCTGAAAAAACTGCCCGTAATATCTCAAAAAATACTACAATCATTATTCCAGCTCACAACATTCCTTCATTCAAACCTGCTAAAACTTTCGTGAGCGTAGTAAAATAATTTTTTTTATACATATAACTAATTCAATTTAAGATGCCAAGCG contains:
- a CDS encoding thioredoxin family protein, whose product is MKKIFQILLVGLLFSTVALAQKSANVEIVELNAKSFKEKVWNFDKDKSFKRIGNLPIILDFHATWCGPCKILSPHLQLIQNKYKGKLIVYKIDVDKDPELAQRFKVNAMPTMIFIGMKDKYKPEVGYSGDYSELEKMVKTNLSLN
- a CDS encoding GumC family protein, encoding MDKFNLEKPFNSEEESGFDIMEWVSYFLNNWYLFVIGIILSLGLAYIENRSWLPTFQTEGRVLIDENRSSNANSSQALMQGFGIQSGYKNAKNQIIMLGSNDLFSKVVDSLPFLKVDYISKGSFKTRNLYKTTPIIIQTDYIAPEAYGVLFKIKLHSNGSYTISVDDKNLFSKFQINGRYGRPLQHNLFFLTVHNVNKYMGNTEMYFKFRTKESLVNDFISRFSTSYVTEGSSVLRINFVSDTPDRDIDFINKLCETFLADNLSRKNDAANKTIQFIDEQLKGVSKSLTTSESQMTNFRQSNKIVDVSSHTSDLLGKATKYDGQQAELKLREDYLTYLTKYLKTNLEDGAIVAPSSLGLSEPMLMKLVEQVNDLYNQRSDLTEANPYYAKFTKQIETSKLTILEVIKSMRASLEIEKSDFNKRLSVVNKQIEELPEKELEQIAIQRKYKMDDNYYTFFLQKRAESEILKASNTPDNDILDKARIVGVTNSDKRSKTTMVFLLFGLLIPTFIVILIELLNNTVHSTKDVEKNSVFPLIGAVRHTKSTDPLVVSKNPRSAYTEMFRIIRTRIEFIVQRKTNIIVMTTSTESGDGKTYFSINLASVYAMASKKTILVDMDIRKPSVNQRFNIVHPLGVTNYLVGQCALDEIILKLPKVDFDILPAGSIPPNPGELIRSEKLGKMFEELRTRYDFIIVDSSPIGMVTDAYSLAQHSDVNLFVVRNGKTNKTFFKKLCAQLKLDNIPQLYTVLNDVLDDESKYTKYKLYKYAYLFGFSYGYTSKKKKGDAEKYFHYYQDDTEI
- the mutY gene encoding A/G-specific adenine glycosylase, which produces MNNTTDALSQISNILTKWYIENKRDLPWREITDPYKIWISEIILQQTRVNQGMSYYLRFIERFPTVKTLAVADEDEVLKYWQGLGYYTRARNLHKAAKKIVSDFEGEFPKLHADILKLAGIGVYTAAAICSFAYNQPYAVVDGNVYRVLSRLFGIETPIDTGSGQKEFAELAQNLLPTQQPGLHNQAIMEFGALQCTPGLPDCVKCPLNTFCKSLQNNNINNLPIKSQKTKVTSRYFNYLFIEYQGNTFIQKRTQKDVWQNLWEFPLIESNHLLTDKELIDNQFSNSLFEKVNNITISKISNPMKHVLSHRVIYAQFITISLAELPTGLSELKQIPISELDNFAVSRLMELFLETLTK
- a CDS encoding HU family DNA-binding protein — translated: MTKADIVNEIAKNTGIDKVTVLTTVEAFMETVKDSLSKNENVYLRGFGSFVIKQRAEKTARNISKNTTIIIPAHNIPSFKPAKTFVSVVK
- a CDS encoding polysaccharide biosynthesis/export family protein, translating into MMRKSLTRILLFMMLALQLTSCITTHQLNYLQSPKNNVQTYKDTISYKDYRLKEGDRLFIQVYSTDEKTNTLFNGAGNTGMQMMTGSSENMDLYTYLVKPDGNIKFPLIGDLSVKGKTIRETKESLEQAIKSIHKANSVDSESSVDVRMVGRTFSIIGSGKSGRFPFPKEKVNVYQALAMAGDLSYYADRSKVRILRVTENGNQIKSFDLRSASIINSEFYYLEPDDVIFLQPMKQQFFGVSTFWAALSTIITTYSLGYFVYKSFK
- a CDS encoding polysaccharide biosynthesis/export family protein, whose amino-acid sequence is MRNKKNILVLVLVLFTLSSCYNYQKLRLLQENDRALPVYDKSGYKNYKIQVNDEITYRLITSDQTISKVIGSNGGNSSQNQISYRVYTDGTIDLPFISHIPVAGLTLDEATTVIENRFKKLMADAVVKLSLANKTFTIFGDAGSGIFPIYKEKLTIFQALSMSGDFSETSDRKHVRIIRESEKGTEVLDFDIRPKSLIDSKYYYIYPNDIIYVQRDSSSFYKVNNYATLLSVINFSLSLLFGVLNYKK